The genomic DNA GGAGTGGAAGCGGCGCTCACCGCGATTCTCCCGCTGCTCGACGACGTCGGGCGCATCGACACGCTCGGCGTGGGGGCGGCCGGCGCCTGGTTCGCCCCGGAGGCGGCCGCGGAACTCGCCGCCGCGCTCGCCGCACGGACCGGCGCACGCGTGGCCGTGGCGTCGGACGTGGTCACCGCCCATGCGGGCGCCCTCGACGGCGCGGCCGGCGTGCTGCTCATCGCCGGCACCGGAGCCGTGGCGCTGGGCGTCGACCCCTCCGGAGCGCGTCTGGTCGACGGCTGGGGCCCCGAGCTGGGCGACTTCGGCAGCGGATCCTGGCTCGGCCGGGAGGCGTTGCGCGCCGTGCTCCGTGCCCACGACGGGCTGGCCGCGCCCACCGCTCTCACCGCGGCGCTCGCCGCCCCCGTCGGCCCGCCCTCGGCCGTCCAGGCCTGGCTCGCCGCCGACGGAGCCCTCGCCCGCCGCCTCGCGACCCTCGCGCCCCTCGTGCTCGCCGCGGCCGCAGACGGCGACGCGGTCGCCATCGGGATCGTGGACGAGGCCGTCCGGCTCCTCGCGGCGACGACCGCTGCGGCCGCCGGCGCGACAGCGGACGTCGTGTTGCACGGCGGCCTCACCGACCACGACGGCTTCCGCGCCACCCTGACCCGCGCCCTGGAGACGAGCGGCCACCGCGTCGTCCGCGCGCGAGGCGGCGCCATGGACGGGGCCCTGCTGCTGACCCGTCGCCTCGACCTCCCCCATGAAAGGTTCGTGCACCGTGCCGAATGACCCCCGTTTGACCACCCTCCTCGCCGAGCTCGCGGGCCTCGACACCGAGGCCTCCACCACCGAGCGCGGCGACCTCGACCTGCTGAGCACGACCGAGCTCGTCGAGCGCATGAACGCCGAGGACCGGCGCGTGCCCGAGGCCGTGGCCGGTCGCGCGGCGGAGATCGCGGCGGCGGTGGACGGCATCACGGAGCGGTTCCGCCGCGGCGGTCGCCTCATCTACATCGGTGCGGGCACGGCCGGCCGCATCGGCGTGCTGGACGCGAGCGAGTGCCCGCCCACCTTCGGCACCGACCCGTCGATGGTCGTGGGGCTCATCGCGGGCGGGGAGACGGCCATCCGCTCGGCGGTGGAGAACGCGGAGGACGACGACGAGGCCGCGGCCCTCGCTCTGCGCGACCTCGACCTCACCGACCTGGACACGGTGGTGGGGATCTCGGCATCCGGCCGCACGCCCTACGTCATCGGCGGGCTGCGGTACGCCCGGGGCCTCGGCGCGCTCACGGTGGCGATCGCGTCGAACGCCGGGTCGGCGATCGGCGCGGAGGCCGAGATCGCGATCGAGGTCGTCACGGGGCCGGAGTTCATCTCGGGCTCCACGCGGCTGAAGTCCGGCACGGCGCAGAAGCTCGTCGTGAACATGCTGACGACGCTCTCGATGATCAAGCTCGGCAAGACGTACCGCGGGGTCATGGTCGACCTGCTGGCGACGAACGAGAAGCTGCACGCCCGCTCGATCCGCACGGTGTCGCAGCTCGCGGGCGTCGACGTCGACGCCGCGTCCTCCGCGCTGGAGGCCGCGGACGGCTCCGTCAAGCTCGCGCTGCTCCTGCTCGCGACCGGAGCGTCCGCCGAGACCGCCGCGGCGGCACTGGCGGACGCCGACGGCATCCTTCGCGACGCGATCGCCGCCCTCACCTGAGTCGGTCGTCGCTCTCCCCGCGGTGGGGGATGCGAAAAGCTCCTGCCCGGAACGATCGGGGCACCTTTTCGCACCCGCGACGGCGCGGCACCGCCGGGCGGTCGCTAGTGGCTGCAGGCGCAGGAGTCGCCGCCGCAGCAGGAGGTCGCCGTCGCACCGCCGTGCGCCTGGGAGGACTCCGGCACGTCCATGGCCGGGTTCTGGTCGAGGAAGCCGTAGGGCTTGAACCAGAATCCCGCGTAGTCCACGGGCATGATCGGCCAGTCCTCCGGCCGGGGGAAGTGCGTGAGCCCGAAGGTGTGCCACAGCACCATGTCCTCGCCGTCGATCCGGCGGTCGCCGGCGGTGTACTCCGGGAGGCCGGCGCCGCCCTGGTGCGCGTTGGGATAGCGCCCGGCCGGCCAGATCTGGCCGTGCTCGTACCGGGTCGCCCAGAGGTGCTTCGTGGCGAAGGCCGCGCGCGCCGCGACGGACGACCCGGTGTCGGCCATCAGGAGAGCGGTCGGCTCCGGCACGAGGTGATAGGCGGTCGGGCGGCCGACGTGGTTCGTCCGCGAGGCGCTCTGCACCTCCCACACCCGGGCGACGGAGGAGTCGGCCTCGCGCTGGGCGGCGTGCTCGGTCTCCAGCACCGTCTCCGACCAGGTGAACGCGTTGCCGAACGGGTTGTCCGGCCCCATCGGTACCCGCTGCGCGTCCACCTCGACGAGGCGGTTGTCCTGGCCGTCGATCGCCACGTCGAGGCGCGCGCAGAACAGGTGCTGGTGGACCGGGGCGAAGACGCCCGGGGCGAGCTCGGTGGCGTGCTTCTGGCGGACCCCCGGCTCTCCGGCACCGGCGAACACGATGCCCGTGGCCTTGGCGACGACCTCGATCGAGCCGTCCAGGCCGAAGTTCCAGTAGAAGCCGTAGTCGTAGTTGCCGATGGTGGAGAAGTACGAGACGACGAAGCGCCGTGAGCGCCGCACGTCGGAGCGTCCGGAGAGGTCGGTGTGCTTCCAGAGGATGCCGAAGTCCTCCTCGTGCATGCAGATCACGTTCGGGATGCGCACCGGGTGGCCGTGGTCGTCGGCGACGTAGCCGTCGAGGTACCGGATCACACCGAGGCAGTCGCAGCCGAGCTCCAGGTGGTTGGCGTTCTTGCCGAGGAGGTACTCGCCCGCGTCGAAGTAGCTGATCCAGAAGCGCCCGGGGGCGGTGTCGCCGTAGGGCACGACCATCTCCGGCACGCTCGCCCGGTGCAGCACGGAGCGCCCCTGGAACGACACGTCATGCAGGACGAGACCCTCGCGGGCGTTGAAGCCCACGCGCATCGACCAGCCCTCCCACTCGACGAGCGAGCCGGACACGCCGAAGCTCGGCCCCTCCGGCTGGGTGATCTCGATGGGCTTCAGCGTCGTCCGTGCCGCGCCCTGCACCTCCGGGTAGTAGTTGCCGTGTCCGGCCGGGACCGGCACGTCGCCCTCGTCCTCGACGCGGATCACGCTGTCCGTGGTGAGGTCGATGTGCACGATCAGCCCCTCGACGGGGTGCGCCCACGGGGAATCCTGCTCGTCGTATCGGAGGAAGGTGAGGGACCGGATCACGCGGCGGCCCACCTCGTCGGCGCGGCCCGTGTAGCCCGGGGCCAGGGGGGAGCAGAAGGCGAGGGGCATGTGGTCCGTCAGGCCGCGGCGGCGCATGGCCGCCTGCCATTCCGGGGACGACTTGGCGATGGCCTCGGCCCGCTCGTACTCCTCGAACAGGTACTGCGGCTGGCCGTAGGGCGGGGCGTCGTTGGGCACCCGCTCCTGGCGCACGACCTCGCCGCGGGTGATCGAGACGATCACCTCGGTCGCGACGCCGGTGGCCGTGTCGAGCAGCGTCACGTCCACCCGGCGGTCGATGGGGGAGCCGGGGCGCCAGGCCGCGAGCTCCTCCTTGGTGGCTTCGTCGGGGAGCAGCATGGGCACGCGGGTGGTCGCCGTCAGCAGGCCGGCCGCGTCGAGCACCGCGCGCGCTGCGGCGATCTCGGCGCCGGTGAGCGGATCGAGCGGATGCGGAGCGGCGATGGGCTCGAGGGAGACGGGCTGCGGGGAGTGCGGGGACATCGTTGACCTCACTATTTTCGAGCGAATGCTCAAGAAACGGGTTGGCACGATGATACGACGGCGTGCACGGGTGCACAACCGTGGCGTGTGGGCGATGTCGAGGTCAGCGTCGCCAGGGAGCGAGGATGCTGTCGAGGACCGCGAAGTGCGCCTCCGGCGTCTGCGGCTCCGTGACCTCGACGACCTGCTGGCCGTAGGTGATCGAGCGCAGGAGGGCGAGGAGGTCGCCGGTGGGGGTGTCGGGGCGCAGCTCGCCGTCGGTCGCCGCCTCGTCCAGGGCCTCCCGGATGCTGTCCTGCCACGTCGCGAGAGTCGGCGCTCCGGCATTGGGGGCCGGGGCGAGAGTGGCCAGGCGCCCCCAGAAGCCGACGACCACGTGCGCCTCGGTGCGGGTGCGCTCGTCGACGGGGAGCACCTCGCCCATCAGGGCCCGCAGGCGGGCGAGTCCGCGGAGCCCGGTCGTGGCTGCGGCGATGCGCTCGTCGGTGCGGCGGGTGACCTCGGCCGCCGCGGCGCGCACGACGTCGTCGAAGCCGTCGAAGTAGTGCCACAGGGAGCCGGTTGCGACGCCGAGCTCCTTCGCGACCGCCCGCGAGGACACGCTCTCATGACCGTCCCTGGCGGCGACGACGAGCAGCGCGTCGGCGATCTGGCGGCGACGCTCATCATGGTCGACGATGCGGGGCACGTGCTCATTGTGTCGCATTGCGACCGGGTCTCGCTTTTTTGAGCGACCGATCAATATACTTCGGCTGTGGACCTCCTGCTCCCGGCAGCATCGTGGCTGATGGCGGCGGCGGCGCTCGTGTCGGCCGGCGCCTGCCTCGCTGCGCGCCGTGCCGTGCCGTGGCAGGGACGCCAGGCGGCAGTGGTGATGGCGTCGGGGATGCTGCTGATGGCCGCGGGGGTCCTCGACGCGCTGGGCGACATCATCTGGGGTGCGTTGCTGCTGCTCTCGGCCATGCTCGGGACGATGGGGGTGCGCGGAATGCCGTCCGCGCCCGCGTGCTGCCACCGGGCGCTGGGCTCGCTCGTGATGGCGGCGTGCATGTTCGAATCCGCCTCGACCCCGGGGTCGGTCGCCGGCGTCGAGGCCGCTCTTGGTCACGGCGGGCATGGTCTCGGCGGTGTGCTCTCGGCGTTCGTGCTGGTGGGTGCTCTCGGGGTCGTCGGGTGGGCGTTCGCGGCCTCGTGGCGCCGTTCCGAGCTGCACCGCGGGGGAGCGGCGCGGTCGCTGACGGTCGAGTCCTGGGCGATGGCCGGCGGTGTCGTCGTGATGTGCGCCGGGATGTGATCGTGGAGCGTGAGGGAGGTCCGCTACCGTGAACGCATGCCCCTCGCCCTGATCACCGGTGCCGCCCGCGCGAACAGCATCGCCGCCGGCATCGTCCCGCGCCTGCGCGCCGCGGGGTGGACGGTCGTCACCAGCGATCTGCGCGACGCCGACCACCCGGCGGACCTGTCGACGCCGGACGGCCCCGCATCCCTCGTGGCGGAGGTGAATGCACAGCACGGTCCGATCTCGGCGCTGATCCTCAGCCACGCGCACGATGTCGAGTCCGGAATCCTCGACACCACGGCGGAGAGCTTCGACCTGCACGTCGCTGTGAACGCGCGGGCGAGCCTGCTCCTGATCGCAGCGTTCGCACGCCAGGTCGGCGAGGACGGCGGCGCGATCGTGGCGCTCACGAGCGATCACGTCACCGGCAACCTCCCGTACGGCGCTTCCAAGGGCGCGCTCGATCGGCTCGTCATCTCCGCCGCCCGCGAACTCGGTCCGCGCGGCATCTCCGCGAACGTGCTGAACCCCGGCCCGATCGACACCGGCTGGATGGATGACGAGACCCGCACCTCCCTGGGCGAGATGACGCCGCTGGGCAGGCTCGGGCGACCCGCCGACATCGCCGCCGTCGTCGAGTTCCTCGTCTCAGAAGAGGGGCGATGGATCTCGGGTCAGCTCCTGCAGGCGGACGGCGCCTTCTCGGCCCGCTACTGACTGCGGGCCGCGGGCCGGACGAAGGCCCAGGCGGCGAACGCCGCTGCCGCAGCCGCGACCGTCATCGTCACGGCCATCGTGATGGCCGTGGTCCCGCCGAGACCGGCGGCCACGGGGGCCAGCACGGGGCCGAACAGGAATGTCGCCATCCCGAGAAGGGCCGAAGCGGTGCCGGCACGGACTCCGTGATGGGCGAGCGCCAGCGTCTGACCATTGGGCCCGCCGATGCCGGAGCACAGCATGAACGCGACCAACGCGATGACGACACCCCTCATGCCGACGCCCAGAAGCGCCAGCACGAGGAAAGCCGTCGTCACCAGGAGCGTCGCGGTGATCCCGCCCAGGTAGACGCGCAGGGGCCCCCAACGCCGCACCACGAGTCGGCTCAACTGGCTGCCCGCGATACTCGCCAGGGCGCCGGCCGCGAAGGCGACGCTGAACTCCTGCGGGCTGAGACCGAACTCGTCCTGCAGCACGAACGACGACATCGACAGGTAGGTGAAGAACGCGACACCGCCTCCGGCCGCGGCGCACAGCACGGCGACGAAGAGCCGGTCGCGGACGACCGCTCCGGCGTGCGCGCCCCAGACCCGGAGGCCCCCGCGGTGACGGGCGGATGGCGACAGGGTCTCCGGCAGGGCGAACACCACCACGAGCAGCAACAGCACGCCGACCGCGGACAGCACCCCGAAGATCCCGCGCCAGTCCATGATGCGGGCGAGCTGACCGCCCACCACCGGCGCGATGATCGGGGCGGTGCCCGAGACGAGGAACAGCAGCGAGAGCATGCGGGAGAGCTCGACCCCCTCGAACTGGTCGCGGGCGATCGCCAGGCAGATCACGATGCCCGCCGATCCCGCCAGCCCCTGCAGGAAGCGCGCGACGAGCAGCAGCTCGATGTTCGGAGCGACGGCGCACACCGCGGAGAGCACCGCGAACGCCGCGACGCCGACCAGCAGTGGCAGGCGTCTGCCCAGCCGGTCGCTGAGAGGACCGGCGACGAGCTGCCCCAGGCCGAGGCCGATCATGCACGCCGACATCGTCACCTGCGCCAGGGCCTCGGTCGTGCCGAGCGACGCCGCGAGCTGGGGGAGCTGCGGGAGGTAGAGGTCCATCGACAGCGGACCGAAGGCTTCCAGCATGCCCAGCACCAGCATCGCCCGCAGAGTGCCCATGCGGGGCCGCGGGGCGTCAGCGGCGAACGGAAGACTCATCCCTCGAGGCGCAGCACGCGGCGCAGCCAGCTCTCCCGCGCGGCCACTGCGGCCCGGGAGACCTCGGCATCGGGGGAGAACCCGGAGAAGCCGTGGTAGCCGCCCGCCCAGACGTGCAGTTCGGCCTGCCCGCCCGTGGCCCAGATCCGCGACGCGTAGTCGACGGCCTCGTCGCGGAAGGTCTCCGCGGCGCCCACCTCGATGAACGCCGGGGCGAGTCCCGATAGATCCGTGGCCCGGGCCGGTGCCGTGTACGGCGACACGCGGTCGGTGAACCGGTCGGCTCCGGCGATCGCGTCCCACGCGGTGTCGTTGTTGTTCCGGTCCCAGGCGCCGAAGCCGTCGTACTGGCGGCTCGACGGGGTCTCGTTGCGGTCGTCGAGCATCGGGCAGCCGAGGAGTTGCCCGGCCAGCCGGGGCCCGCCGCGGACACGGGAGAGCAGCGCGACCGCCGCCGAGAGCCCGCCCCCGGCGCTCTGCCCGGAGGCGATGATGCGGGAGGTGTCGATGCCGAGCTCGTCGGCTTGGGCGACCATCCACTCCAGCGCCGCGTAGCAGTCCTCCGCCTGTGCCGGTCCGGGGTGCTCGGGGGCGAGGCGGTACTCGACCGCGACCCCGACGACGCCGTGCCGCTCGGCGAGGTCGATGAGCTCGGCGGTGCCGAAGAAGCGCGTGCCGAGCACCATGCCGCCGCCGTGGATCGACAGCACCGCCGGTGCCGGGTCCGTGGGCGCCGGCGCCGGGCGCACGACCGTGATCTCGAGGTCCGGAGCCCCGACGGGGCCGGGAATGACCCGGTCCTCCCAGGTCACGGCGCGACCGTCCGCCTGCACGGCCATCGGCGGGATGATCGTGGCGAAGTGGTCGCGGTTGGCGTGGATCGTGTCCGCGCGCAGCGGGATGACCTCCACGAGGTCGACGAAGGCGTCGAGTCCGGCGACGAGCTCCGGGTCGTAGGGCACCGGCTCCGGCGTGCTCATGCGGCGGCCCGCCAGATCCGTCGCAGCCAGGAGGCACGGGCGGCGAGGGCGGCGCGGGTGATCTCGGCCTCCGGCATGTACATGTCGAAGCCGTGGGCGCCGCCGCCCCAGACGTGCAGTTCGGCCTGTCCGCCGGTCTCCCAGATCCGGAGGGCGTACGCGGTGTCCTCGTCGCGGAACATCTCCGCCTCGCCGACCTCGATGTACGCGGGCGGGAGGCCGGAGACGTCCGTCGCGCGGCTCGGCGCGGCGTAGGCCGGGGCCTCGGTGCTGAACGCGAGCTCCTCGCCGAGGACGCATGACCAGGCGAGGAGGTTCATGTCGCGCTGCCAGGTGCCGATGCCGTCATACTGCCGACTGGCGACCGTGGTGTTGGTGTTGTCGATCATGGGGCACAGCAGCAGCTGCCCGGCCATGACAGGGCCCCGCCGATCACGCGCCAGCAGGGCGACGGCCGCAGTGAGACCGCCGCCCGCGCTGCCTCCGCCCACGACGATGCGCGCGGGGTCGATGCCGAGCTCCGCGGCGTGGGCGTGCGTCCACACGAAGGCCGCGTAGCAGTCCTCCACGCCCGCGGGGTACGGGTCCTCCGGTGCGAGACGGTACTCGACGTTCACGGCCACGACGCCGTGCTCCGCGACGATGTCGACGACCCGCGCCGTCTCCCACGAGCGGTGGCCGACGATCATGCCGCCGCCGTGGATGTTCACGAAGCCCGGGAGCGTCGAGGTCTCGGAACCGGTGGGGCGGAAGATCGTGACCTCGATGTCCGGGGCTCCGGGCGGGCCGGGGATGACGCGGTCCTCCCACGTGATGTCCCGGCCGGCGATCACGGTGTCGTTGTCCGGGAACATCCGGTCGACGCCGTCGCGCGGCAGGGTTTCGCGGGTGAGCGCGGGCTGCGGGTTCTTCGCGATCTCGTCGAGCACGGCCTGCACGTCGGGATCGAAGGGGACGGGGATGGTCATGGTTCTCCTCGGGTGGGACGGCGTCAGGGGCCTTCGGGGTCGACGACCCCGCGGTCGGCCCAGAAGGGCTCGACGAGACGGCGTAGCTCGGCGGCGCCGATGCGGTCGACGAGGGCGGCCGCGTCGAGGTTCGCCTGCAGCTGCGCGAGGCGGGAGGCGCCGAACAGGGTGGTCGTCAGGGCGGGGTGGGTGAGGGTGAAGGCGATGCCGAGCTGGGCCGGGGTCACGCCGAGGTCCTCCGCGACCGCGGTGAACGCAGGGACGTCGGCGATGATCCGCTCGCGGATGTCGCCGGGGTCGCGCCCGATCTGCCTGTCGCCGTTCACCGTCCCGGCGAGGATCCCGCCCTCCAGGCAGTCCGAGGCCTGCAGCGTGAGGCCCTGCTCCCAGAGGCGCGCGAACGGCTCGCCGTCCGGGATCGACCGGCGCGAGACGCTGTACTTGAGCTGCGCGATCTGCGGACCGGGCACGCCTTCCGCGGCGGCGAGGTCGATCAGGGTCTGGATGCTCCCCGCCGACCAGTTGTTCACGCCCCACGCGCGGATGAGGCCGGCGTCGGTGAGGGCGGCGAGGTCGAGCACGAGATCGCGCAGCTCGAGGTCGTCGCGGCGCAGGTCGCCGAGGATCACGAGGTCGGCGTGCTCCGTGCCCACCCGCATCAGGGCGTTCTCGAGCTGCGGGCGGAAGCCGTCGGCGCCGAAGGCCTCCAGCCAGAGCTTCGACGACAGCAGCCACTCCTCCCGGCGCAGCCCCGCCGCGCGCACCATCGCCGAGAAGATCACGTCGGTGAAGACGGGCGGGGCGCCGGGTGCGGAGTACACGCCCACATCGAAGAGGTTCACGCCACGGTCGGTGGCCTCGCGCAGGAGTGCGACCGCGTCGGCGAAGTCCATGCGGTCGTAGGTGTGCCACGAGCCCAGCGAGAACAGGGAGGCATGCAGGCCGCTGCGGCCGATCTCGCGAAGGGGGAGGGGAGTGGTCATGATGCTCCTCAGAGGCTCGGGTCGATGACGGCCTTGACCTCATCGAGGTGGTGCATGTGGGCGATCTTCGCGGAGGCGTCGGCGAGTCCGACCGGGGCGCTGAACAGGTCGTCCCACGGGAAGCGGTCGGCGAAGGCCGTGAAGAAGTCGATCGCGCGGGCGTAGTCGGAGATGTCGCCGTTGAGCGAGCCGACCACCGTGAGCTCCTTGCCCATGATCGTGCTGAGGGCGAAGCCGTCTCCGGCGGGGCCGGTCGAGCCGACGATCGCGACGGTGCCGCGCTGGGCGGCCATGCCGACCGCGTCCGGCCCGACGCTCGGGGCGCCCGCGAAGTCGAACACGTGGTCCGCCCCCTGGTCTCCGGTCAGCGCCAGGACCTGGTCGACGACGGGTCCGTCGCGGAAGTCCACGACGGCGTCGGCGCCGAAGCGGGCGGCGAGCTCCAGACGGGCCGCGGGAGCGCCGACGGTGATGACCTGCCCGGCACCCGCGATCTTCGCGACTGCCGTGGCGAAGATGCCGAGGGCGCCGGAGCCCTGCACCACCACGCGGGAGCCGGGGCGGATGCGGCCGGCCCGCTCGAACGCGCGGAGGACGGTCTTCGCGGCGCAGCCTGCCATGGAGGCCCAGGTGTCCTTCACCGCCGCCGGGAGCAGGAGCTTGGCGGCACCCGGGGTCACGTACGCGTACTCGGAGAGCCCGGCCGTCGCGAACGGCGGCACGTCGGCGCGCTGGAGGAAGCCGTAGCCGCGGCGGGAGCAGGCGACCGGTTCCCGCAGCACGACGCACCCGTGGCACTCGCCGCAGGTGGACTCCGACCAGCCGATCCGGTCGCCAGGGGAGAGCGGGCGGCCGAGCGCGTCGCGGGTGTCGGGTCCGGTGGCCACGATCTCGCCGACCATCTCGTGACCGAGGACCATGGGCAGCATGCCGGGGAACGACATCCTCCCCTCCCAGATCTCGATGTCCGTGCCGCACAGCGTGGTGCAGGCGATGCGGACGAGGGCGGCGCCGGGTTCGATCTCGGCGGGCAGCGGGAGATCCTGCAGGGTGAGCGGCTCGCCGTGCGCGGTGAGCACCGCGGCGCGGGTGGTGGTGGGGAGGGTCATGGTTCTCCAGTCGCGGGGCGGGTGGCGGGATCGAAGACGGTCCTCCGCGGTGCCCGGGAGGGGCGGAATCGATCCCGCACGGAGGGGGTCGGGGGTCAGACGAGGAGCTGGCCGCCGTCGACGGGGACCGAGACCCCGGTGATGTGGCTGGCGGCCTCGCTCGCGAGGAACAGCACGAGCGGGGTGACCTGGTCGACCTCGGCGATGGTGCCGAGCGGGATGCGCGACTCCCACGCGGCGCGGGCGTCCGGGTTCGAGGCGAATCCGGCGGTCAGGGGCGTGAGCACGGGGCCGGGGGCGACGGCGTTGACCCGCACCCCGGAGCCGGCGAGCTCGATGGCCGCCGTCCGGGTGAGCGCGTCGACCGCGGCCTTCGTGGCCTCGTAGTGCCCGAGGCCGGGAGTGGGCTGCCGGGCGCCGATCGAGGAGATGTTGACGATGGCCCCGTGGCCGGCCGTGGCGAGCAGCCCGCCGAAGACCCGCAGCATGAGGAACGTGCCGCGGACGTTGACCCGCAGGGCCGCATCGACCGCGTCGACCGCGACCTCCTGGAGCGTTCCCCCGCCGGCGACGACGCCGGCGTTGTTGACGAGGACGTCGAGACCGCCGGACTCGCGGATCCGTCCGGCCGCCGCCTGCACCGACGCTTCGTCGCCGATGTCGAGGGGGAGGGCGGTGGCGCCGATCTCGGCGGCGACGGCTGCCGCGGCGCCCTCGTCCACGTCACCGATGAACACCTCGTCGCCTGCAGCGCGGAAGGCGGTGGCGATGCCGCGGCCGAGCCCGGAGGCTCCTCCGGTGACGAGGATACGGCGCGGGGAAGCGGTCATGGTCGTCCTCACTGACGGGTGTTCTGATGGGATTCCTCCGTTATATTCTACAAACATAGAAAAATACAACCCCGTGCCCCGAGACGGCGAAGGAGCCCTCATGCCTGATGCGACATACCCCCGCAAGCCGCTGTCTCCGGGAGGCGCGACGGTGCCGCCGCTCGCCCTCGGATCGTGGAACACCTGGGATCGCATGGAGTTCGACGACGCCGTGCAGCTCATCCACCGGGCGGTCGAGCTCGACGCCGGATTCTTCGACATCGCGTACTACAACATGGGACCGCACGCCGAGAACTCACGGACCGACATCCTCTTCGGGGAGGCCTTTCGCGCGAGCGGGGTGGACCGTGCCGACGTCGTGCTGTGCGGCAAGCTCTGGCTCTGGGACTGGCCGAACCAGGGCTTCCGTGGGCAGATCGAGGAGTCGCTCGAGCGGGCCGGCCTCGACCGCTTCGACACCCTCGTGGTGGGGGACTACCTCGACGCCCCGGACATGCCGCGACTCGTCGCCGACGTGAACGCCCTCCTCGTGGACGGCCTGGTCGACTCGTGGGGGATCAACAACTGGCGGATCGCGGACACCAGGGCGGCGCTCGCCGAGGCGGACGCGCAGGGGCTGATCGGCCCCGCGTTCGCGCAGCTCAAGTACGGCATCGCCCGACGGGCCATGGCGGAGGGTGACGCGTACGGCCCGCTGTTCGCCGACGGAACCCTCGCGCTGCAGGCCTCGGACGTGTTCGAGGGCGGAATCCTCGCCACGGGACGGATGCCTCAGCGCAAGATCGGTGCCGATGTCGGGGGTATCCGCGAGCGGATCCTCGCCGTGTACCCCGAGGTCGCGCGGGTCGCGGGGGAGTTCGGGGTGACCCCGGCCGCCCTCGGCATCGCCTTCTGTCTGGCGAACCCCGCGACGGCCACCGTGCTCTTCGGTGCCTCCCGCGTCGCGCAGCTCGAGGAGAACCACGCCGCCCTCGCCCTCGCCCGCGACCACGGAGCCGAGGTCCGCGCCGCCCTCGCCGACTGCCGCGTCGACCACGCCGTCCGGCCCGACGGCACCTGGTGACCTTTCGCGCCTGCCGCCGCTCCCGCCGCTCCCGCCGCTCCCGCCGGTGTCCGGGATCACTTCCGCACCTCCCGCGCGCCCCGCAGGCACGTTCCTGATCCCGCACTCGCTCGCCCTCGCGTCCCACTCCGCGTGCGGGATCACTTCCGCACCTCCCGCGCGCCCCGCAGGCACCTTTCCGATCCCGCACGGTGTGACCTACTGCGTCCCGGTGGGAAAACGTGCCTCGAGGAGAGAGAGTGCGCCGGGAGGCGACCCTGGTGCCCCGCCCTGTGCCCCTGAGGACCGCTTCGCCCGCGGGATCAGTTCCGCCCCTCGCGCGCGCTCTGCGGGCACGTTTGTGATCCCGTCTTGCTCCGCCTCCACCCCACCCCGCTGCGGGATCCATTCCGTGCCTCTCCGACGGCCCGCTGGCACGTTTCTGATCCCGCACGGCGTGAGGCTCCGCGCGCCGGTTCGAGAACGCGCCGCGTGGGGAGGATGTGTGGTCGATTCTGATCCCGCTTCTGGTGGCGGCTGTGGGTCCGTCGCCGA from Microbacterium paraoxydans includes the following:
- a CDS encoding BadF/BadG/BcrA/BcrD ATPase family protein, with the translated sequence MSETTATVDLGKSRCRLVVHGATAGERSGLGAPGLAAAGGVEAALTAILPLLDDVGRIDTLGVGAAGAWFAPEAAAELAAALAARTGARVAVASDVVTAHAGALDGAAGVLLIAGTGAVALGVDPSGARLVDGWGPELGDFGSGSWLGREALRAVLRAHDGLAAPTALTAALAAPVGPPSAVQAWLAADGALARRLATLAPLVLAAAADGDAVAIGIVDEAVRLLAATTAAAAGATADVVLHGGLTDHDGFRATLTRALETSGHRVVRARGGAMDGALLLTRRLDLPHERFVHRAE
- the murQ gene encoding N-acetylmuramic acid 6-phosphate etherase, with translation MPNDPRLTTLLAELAGLDTEASTTERGDLDLLSTTELVERMNAEDRRVPEAVAGRAAEIAAAVDGITERFRRGGRLIYIGAGTAGRIGVLDASECPPTFGTDPSMVVGLIAGGETAIRSAVENAEDDDEAAALALRDLDLTDLDTVVGISASGRTPYVIGGLRYARGLGALTVAIASNAGSAIGAEAEIAIEVVTGPEFISGSTRLKSGTAQKLVVNMLTTLSMIKLGKTYRGVMVDLLATNEKLHARSIRTVSQLAGVDVDAASSALEAADGSVKLALLLLATGASAETAAAALADADGILRDAIAALT
- a CDS encoding primary-amine oxidase, whose protein sequence is MSPHSPQPVSLEPIAAPHPLDPLTGAEIAAARAVLDAAGLLTATTRVPMLLPDEATKEELAAWRPGSPIDRRVDVTLLDTATGVATEVIVSITRGEVVRQERVPNDAPPYGQPQYLFEEYERAEAIAKSSPEWQAAMRRRGLTDHMPLAFCSPLAPGYTGRADEVGRRVIRSLTFLRYDEQDSPWAHPVEGLIVHIDLTTDSVIRVEDEGDVPVPAGHGNYYPEVQGAARTTLKPIEITQPEGPSFGVSGSLVEWEGWSMRVGFNAREGLVLHDVSFQGRSVLHRASVPEMVVPYGDTAPGRFWISYFDAGEYLLGKNANHLELGCDCLGVIRYLDGYVADDHGHPVRIPNVICMHEEDFGILWKHTDLSGRSDVRRSRRFVVSYFSTIGNYDYGFYWNFGLDGSIEVVAKATGIVFAGAGEPGVRQKHATELAPGVFAPVHQHLFCARLDVAIDGQDNRLVEVDAQRVPMGPDNPFGNAFTWSETVLETEHAAQREADSSVARVWEVQSASRTNHVGRPTAYHLVPEPTALLMADTGSSVAARAAFATKHLWATRYEHGQIWPAGRYPNAHQGGAGLPEYTAGDRRIDGEDMVLWHTFGLTHFPRPEDWPIMPVDYAGFWFKPYGFLDQNPAMDVPESSQAHGGATATSCCGGDSCACSH
- a CDS encoding TetR/AcrR family transcriptional regulator, translated to MPRIVDHDERRRQIADALLVVAARDGHESVSSRAVAKELGVATGSLWHYFDGFDDVVRAAAAEVTRRTDERIAAATTGLRGLARLRALMGEVLPVDERTRTEAHVVVGFWGRLATLAPAPNAGAPTLATWQDSIREALDEAATDGELRPDTPTGDLLALLRSITYGQQVVEVTEPQTPEAHFAVLDSILAPWRR
- a CDS encoding SDR family oxidoreductase gives rise to the protein MPLALITGAARANSIAAGIVPRLRAAGWTVVTSDLRDADHPADLSTPDGPASLVAEVNAQHGPISALILSHAHDVESGILDTTAESFDLHVAVNARASLLLIAAFARQVGEDGGAIVALTSDHVTGNLPYGASKGALDRLVISAARELGPRGISANVLNPGPIDTGWMDDETRTSLGEMTPLGRLGRPADIAAVVEFLVSEEGRWISGQLLQADGAFSARY
- a CDS encoding multidrug effflux MFS transporter; this translates as MSLPFAADAPRPRMGTLRAMLVLGMLEAFGPLSMDLYLPQLPQLAASLGTTEALAQVTMSACMIGLGLGQLVAGPLSDRLGRRLPLLVGVAAFAVLSAVCAVAPNIELLLVARFLQGLAGSAGIVICLAIARDQFEGVELSRMLSLLFLVSGTAPIIAPVVGGQLARIMDWRGIFGVLSAVGVLLLLVVVFALPETLSPSARHRGGLRVWGAHAGAVVRDRLFVAVLCAAAGGGVAFFTYLSMSSFVLQDEFGLSPQEFSVAFAAGALASIAGSQLSRLVVRRWGPLRVYLGGITATLLVTTAFLVLALLGVGMRGVVIALVAFMLCSGIGGPNGQTLALAHHGVRAGTASALLGMATFLFGPVLAPVAAGLGGTTAITMAVTMTVAAAAAAFAAWAFVRPAARSQ